The genomic segment TAACGTCGGGGTCGAACCCGAGAGCGTCCTCGGCGTCGAAGCGGTCTATCTCGCCGTCGTCGTCGCGGGGACGACTGCCGTCGTCCTCGTAGTAGTACTCCCGCTTGTAGTGCTCCCACATCCACGTGTCTTTGACGACGGGCGTGGTCTCGGGGTCGCAGAACTCGTCGAACGCCGCCTGGATGCGCTTGGCCTCGCCCGCCGCGTCCGCGATTTCGTCCTCGGTGTCGACGGGGTGGTGGCCGAGATACTGCTCGTCGGTCGGGTCCAGTTCGACGTTCTGCCAGTCGTCTCGCGTCGGCCGCGTCGGAGTGGGTGGTTCGTCGGCGTCGGCGTCGTCCCATCGGGACCCGCCGGACCGGTCGTGACTCTCCCGCGGGTCTCGCCCCCGGTAGAGCGACTCGACGTCCCCTTCCTCGCCGTACTCGTCGAGGAAGTGCGCCCACGTGTACTCGCCGACGCTGACCGTCGAGTCGTCCGCCTCGGCGGTCGCGTCCCGGTGGTCCCCGTCGGTCGCCGCGTCCCCCGGTGCGACGTCACCTTCCAGGGCCGCCCGGTCGCCGCCGACCTCCCCCTCCAACGCGTCCTCGTCGTCGCCGTCCGAATCCCGTCGGACCGGCGAGGACGCGTCGTCGTCGGTAGCCATTGTTCCCCGGTGGTTGCCCCCCATCAAAAAGGCTTCTGGGGATTTAACGGTCTGTTTAGTGAGAATGCCAAGAGTTTGCACTCTGTACATTGTTGTATTTAATTTGGAAGTCGAGAATGCAACTCCCGTGGTGCTTTATACCTCGTTTAAGTCCCGTTTATCTAACATTCTTTTTTGCGATAACGTCGGACGTCGCCGCTCGGGTGTTCTGTCGCTTCTCGTAGGTCTAATACGAGATTAACTGACACGTTCGGCGGCTGTCGAGGTCGAATCGAGCGCCGAAGCTCGCACCCAGTCGGGCGAGTCGGTCGCGTCGCTGTGCTATCGGTGACGAGTCGTGAGCGGGAAGTCGCGAACGGTGCTCTCGGTCGGAGTCCGATGCGAGTGACGTGGCGGGACGCGAGCGTAACGAGTGGCGGGATTCGAACCGTGCCGAGACTCGCTTCGCTCGCCGGAAAACGGGCGTGGCGGGACTCCCGCGAGCGCAGCGAGTGGGAGTACGCCACGTCCGCGAGACCGAGCGAAGCGAGGTCGAAGCGGGCGTGGCGGGATTCGAACCCGCGATCGAGAGGTTAGGAACCTCTCGCCCTATCCGCTAGGCCACACGCCCCGGCGTCGCTACGGGTGCGTCCCCTATAATACGTCCGAGTCGTGCGATTCGACCGCGCCGCGCGGCCGACGGTCGAACGCAGTCGCTCGGCGTGTCGCGTCGTCCGAGAAAGCCGGAGTGGAGAGAGCCTTCAGTTGGTTTCCGACGACGTCGAGGTGGAGGTGGAGGTGGCCGTCGTCGTCTCCTCGTCCTCCTCGTCGTCTTCGTCGCCGTTCTCCATCTGCTTGAGCTCTTCTTCGATTTCGTTGCGTCCGCGCTGGAACTCGCCCATGGCCTGACCCGTGGACCGAGCGAGCTTCGGAATCTTGTTCGCCCCGAACAGCAGCACGAGGACGAGCAGCACGATGAGGAGCTCCGGCCCACCCGGGATCCCTGGGAACAGGGGTACTATGGTTGACATCGCTAACTGGGCCTAACCTACTCGTAACTATAGGCTTTTTGCATCTCTCAGTCTCCTCGGCGGGCGTCCGAGCGGGCGCGAAAAACCGTCTCCGGCACCGTGAGTGCCTCTCGACGCCGATATTCGGCGATAAAAGACAATCTGCGCAGACTGTCTTCGAATAGAACATTCTGTCGGAAAAAACCGCTATCGAACGACAAAGGGTCAGCGAAACCAGAGAGCCCCTCCCCGACCGTCAGGGTTTCTCGTCTTCTGGGCGTTCAGACGGACGCATGCTAAACCGTCTGCTGTTCGTCGTGGCGAGACTGGCGTTCGGCGCCAAGTTCGCTCGCGACGGTTACGACAACCTCTCGAACCGCGAAGACATGGTCGGCTACGCCGAGAGTGTCGGCGTCCCGTTCGCGGACGTGCTGGTCCCGGCGGCGAGCGGTCTGCTCCTCGTCGGCGGCGTCCTGCTCGCGGTCGGTCTCGCACCCCTGTTCGGCGTCGTCGCCATCGCCGCGTTCCTCCTCGGCGTGACGCCGCAGATGCACGACTTCTGGAACATGGAGGGCGACCGGCGGGCCGACGAGCTCGACGCCTTCCTCCGCAACGCCTCGTTCCTCGGCGCGGCCATCGCGTTCGCGGTGGCCATGCGCGAAGGCGGCGAAAACTGACTGCGTTCGGAACGTTCAACCGCAGTCTCCGACGAGGGAAGGGTATGCTCGAAATCGGAGACGAGGCCCCGGATTTCACCGCACCGCTCGCGAACGGCGACGTCGAGTCGTTCACGCTCTCTGACCGCCTCGACGAGGCCCCACTCGTCCTCGCGTTCTTCCCCGCCGCGTTCACGAGCACCTGCACGACGGAGATGTGCACGTTCCGCGACCGGATGGCGAACTTCGAGGACGTCGGCGCGGCGGTGTACGGCGTCAGCATCGACACGCCGTTCACGCTCAACGAGTTCCGCCGGCAGAACGACCTCAACTTCGCCCTCGTCAGCGACACGAACCGCGAGATAATCCACGACTACGACGTGTCGATGGACTTCGACTCGCTCGGCGTCCGGAACGTCGCAAAGCGCGCGGTGTTCGTCGTCGACGCCGACGAGACGGTGTCGTACGCGTGGGTGTCCGACGACCCCGGCGCGGAACCGGACTACGAGGAAGTCGCGGCGGCGGCGGAGTCGGCGCGGAACTGACCCCCCGACGACGGGCGACCGGGGATTCTTTCACCCCGCGGACGTAGTGTGCGACGGCATGGCCGAAGCAACAGACGACGTCACGGACAACGGCGGGCGGAAGTACGACCCCGAGGCGAGCCACAGTTTCCCGGACGAGAAACTCAACGAGATTCTCCCGACGCTCCTCGACGACCCCGAGGTGAACACGTACCTCAAGGCGCAGAACGTCAACGCCGTCACCCGAAAGGGGTACAACGACCACGGCGAGAAGCACATCGAAATCGTCCGCAACCGTGCGCTGCGCCTGTACGACCTCCTGAAGGCCGGCGGCGTCGAGTTCAACGGCGCCTCCGAGCAGGGACTGAACGAGGAGGACGAGGCGGTCATCGTCGCCCTCGCGGCCACCATCCACGACATCGGGCACGTGGTCCACCGGGACGACCACGCCTACTACTCGATTCCGCTCGCCGCCGACCTGTTGGACCGCTTCCTCCCGCGGTTCTACGACACCTCGGAAGTCGTCCGGATGAAGGCGGAAGTGCTCCACGCCATCCTCTGTCACCACACCGAGGAGGACCCTCTGACGACGGAGGCGGGCGTCATCCGCGTCGCGGACGCACTCGACATGGAACGCGGCCGGTCTCGAATCCCGTACGAGAAGGGCGGACGCGGCATCAACACGCTGTCCAGTCAGGCGATAGACAACGTGACGCTCGAACCCGGCGACAGCAAGGCCGTCCTCGTCGAGATAGAGATGGTCAACGCCGCCGGCGTCTACCAGGTGGACAACCTCCTGAAGGCGAAACTCCACAAGTCCGGACTGGAGGACCACGTCCGCATCGTCGCGGTCAACACGAAGGCCGACGACCAACTCGTCGAGCGCATCGAACTGTAGCACGCGCCGGACGACGCGAGAACCGTTCGTTC from the Halogeometricum rufum genome contains:
- a CDS encoding DoxX family membrane protein — its product is MLNRLLFVVARLAFGAKFARDGYDNLSNREDMVGYAESVGVPFADVLVPAASGLLLVGGVLLAVGLAPLFGVVAIAAFLLGVTPQMHDFWNMEGDRRADELDAFLRNASFLGAAIAFAVAMREGGEN
- a CDS encoding HD domain-containing protein — protein: MAEATDDVTDNGGRKYDPEASHSFPDEKLNEILPTLLDDPEVNTYLKAQNVNAVTRKGYNDHGEKHIEIVRNRALRLYDLLKAGGVEFNGASEQGLNEEDEAVIVALAATIHDIGHVVHRDDHAYYSIPLAADLLDRFLPRFYDTSEVVRMKAEVLHAILCHHTEEDPLTTEAGVIRVADALDMERGRSRIPYEKGGRGINTLSSQAIDNVTLEPGDSKAVLVEIEMVNAAGVYQVDNLLKAKLHKSGLEDHVRIVAVNTKADDQLVERIEL
- a CDS encoding Sec-independent protein translocase subunit TatA/TatB, with amino-acid sequence MSTIVPLFPGIPGGPELLIVLLVLVLLFGANKIPKLARSTGQAMGEFQRGRNEIEEELKQMENGDEDDEEDEETTTATSTSTSTSSETN
- a CDS encoding redoxin domain-containing protein, giving the protein MLEIGDEAPDFTAPLANGDVESFTLSDRLDEAPLVLAFFPAAFTSTCTTEMCTFRDRMANFEDVGAAVYGVSIDTPFTLNEFRRQNDLNFALVSDTNREIIHDYDVSMDFDSLGVRNVAKRAVFVVDADETVSYAWVSDDPGAEPDYEEVAAAAESARN